In Glandiceps talaboti chromosome 6, keGlaTala1.1, whole genome shotgun sequence, one DNA window encodes the following:
- the LOC144437019 gene encoding zinc transporter ZIP3-like has protein sequence MELNEIGASIIALVGLFLISISCGLTPILLADYSTCGADAIQRVFGFLNSFAGGVILATAMVHLLPEVRQEMLLASDYVHPTIPVAESIACAGILLMLILEQTLLIYAKRMTKSCPAEDIPLTSSTDYNYDGTDNQSSDQNHGNDIHTLENEKMEGLQSGMRSFVFFVALCVHGMFASITLGQLNDPTDIIILFAGLACHEGPISFSLGVNIQRGWFQKTATVVMVCLHAFVFPIGIGIGLGISKSSTSTHTKNLASGVLQGFGIGTLLYMTFFEILPREFNNSEHRMAKIVCTLIGFAVIVTIQYVSM, from the coding sequence ATGGAGTTGAATGAAATTGGTGCTAGTATTATTGCTCTTGTTGGTTTGTTTCTCATCTCTATTTCATGTGGATTAACACCAATATTACTGGCAGACTATTCGACTTGTGGTGCTGATGCCATTCAGCGCGTTTTCGGATTTTTAAATTCGTTTGCAGGGGGTGTTATTTTAGCGACAGCCATGGTGCATTTATTACCTGAGGTGCGACAGGAAATGTTACTGGCCAGTGATTATGTTCATCCTACGATTCCAGTTGCCGAATCCATAGCATGTGCTGGAATCCTTTTAATGTTGATATTGGAGCAGACACTTTTAATTTACGCTAAACGAATGACAAAAAGTTGCCCAGCAGAAGATATCCCACTAACGTCGTCAACGGACTACAACTATGATGGTACGGATAACCAATCTAGTGATCAAAATCATGGCAACGACATCCATACtttggaaaatgaaaaaatggAAGGCTTACAAAGTGGGATGCGATCCTTCGTGTTCTTTGTGGCTCTCTGTGTCCACGGTATGTTCGCATCGATCACTCTAGGACAACTGAACGATCCAACGGACATTATCATTCTGTTTGCTGGTCTTGCGTGTCATGAGGGTCCTATCAGTTTCAGCTTAGGTGTCAACATCCAACGGGGTTGGTTTCAGAAAACCGCCACTGTAGTGATGGTGTGTTTACATGCCTTCGTATTTCCCATCGGCATAGGCATAGGTCTGGGAATATCGAAGTCTTCCACAAGCACACACACTAAAAATCTCGCCAGTGGAGTTTTGCAAGGTTTTGGAATTGGTACGTTGTTGtatatgacattttttgagaTTTTACCACGCGAATTTAACAATAGCGAACACCGAATGGCAAAAATTGTGTGTACTTTGATTGGCTTTGCGGTGATAGTTACTATCCAATATGTATCCATGTGA
- the LOC144437020 gene encoding zinc transporter ZIP1-like, translating into MSLDEIDAKIIALFGLFLISITCGLIPIFLAECGPTYRGAATERVFGFLNSFAGGVILATAMIHLLPSVRHEILLACDYFHINSNFPVAEFLACAGIFLMLILEQALLACKERLTKYCPEDIPLTSTDHNYYAADNNTRNHSPSNNIRTLETEEMESVQSQMRSYMFFVALCLHGVFEGIVIGLLDNPTDVFVLFAGIACHEGPVSFSFGVNIRRSWLRKTATIVLVSLHAFIFPIGIGIGLGIVVSSENTQTTNLASGLLQGFAIGMLMYITFFEILPYELNDNQHRLAKIVCILIGFTVVVLVRASTEQNRTEQNRTEQVSAADWSRIICSSLFLPVTCELIFYFWQNMVRLIMVPSLKVF; encoded by the exons ATGAGTTTGGACGAAATTGACGCTAAGATCATCGCTCTGTTTGGTTTGTTTCTCATCTCAATTACATGTGGATTAATACCAATATTTCTAGCAGAATGTGGTCCCACTTACCGTGGCGCTGCCACGGAACGTGTTTTTGGATTTCTAAACTCGTTTGCCGGTGGTGTTATTTTAGCAACGGCTATGATACATTTATTGCCTTCAGTACGACATGAAATATTATTGGCTTGTGATTACTTTCACATTAATTCCAATTTTCCAGTTGCTGAATTCCTGGCATGTGCAGGAATCTTCCTGATGCTAATCTTGGAACAGGCACTGTTAGCATGCAAGGAACGACTGACAAAGTATTGTCCGGAAGATATCCCACTGACGTCAACGGACCATAACTATTATGCAGCTGATAACAATACTCGTAATCATAGTCCGAGCAACAACATCCGTACCTTGGAAACTGAAGAAATGGAAAGCGTACAATCTCAGATGCGATCGTACATGTTCTTCGTCGCTCTCTGTTTACATGGTGTCTTTGAAGGAATCGTTATAGGACTTCTGGACAACCCAACGGACGTCTTCGTTCTATTTGCTGGCATTGCATGTCACGAGGGGCCTGTCAGTTTCAGCTTCGGTGTCAACATTCGACGGAGTTGGCTTCGGAAAACCGCCACCATCGTGCTGGTGTCTTTACATGCCTTCATCTTTCCCATCGGCATAGGCATAGGTCTGGGAATAGTGGTGTCCTCCGAAAACACACAAACCACAAACTTAGCCAGCGGCCTTTTGCAAGGTTTTGCAATTGGGATGTTGATgtatataacattttttgagattTTACCTTACGAACTTAACGATAACCAACACCGACTGGCAAAAattgtgtgtattttgattGGATTTACG GTTGTTGTTTTAGTCAGAGCTtcaacagaacagaacagaacagaacagaacagaacagaacaggtATCAGCAGCTGACTGGAGTCGGATTATTTGTTCTAGTTTGTTTCTCCCAGTTACATGTGAATTAATCTTCTATTTCTGGCAGAACATGGTCCGACTTATCATGGTACCGTCATTAAAGGTGTTTTAA